Genomic DNA from Flavobacterium sp. N502540:
TGCGAAATCAAGATTTTGCAAACATTCGATATTATTATTCAATTGTTTCACAGAGCTTGCTCCGATCAAAACTGAAGTAATTCGTTTGTCCTTTTGGAGCCATGACAAAGCCATTTGAGCCAAAGACTGGTTTCTGTTTCCGGCAATTTCGTTCAACTGAACTAATTTCTGTATGCGTTCTTGTGTAACCTCATCTTCTTTCAAATGTCCGTTTGGATTATGTGCCCTTGAGTTTTCAGGGATTCCGTTTAGATATTTATCCGTCAGAAGTCCTTGTGCCAATGGAGAAAACGCAATACAGCCTACTCCTTTTTCTTCGAGAACATCTAACAAACCATTTTCTACCCAACGCTCCAGCATAGAATACTTTGCCTGATGAATCAAACATGGTGTTCCTAATTGCTTCAAAACATCTACAGCTACTCTGGTTTGTTCCGCCGAATAGTTACTTATTCCCACATACAAAGCTTTTCCGCTTCTCACAGCATAATCTAAAGCCATCATCGTTTCCTCAATTGGAGTTTCAGGATCCGGACGATGCGAATAAAAAATATCCACATAATCTACTTTCATTCTTTTTAAACTCTGATCCAGACTTGACAGCAAATATTTACGAGAGCCCCAATCTCCATAAGGCCCATCCCACATGGTGTAGCCTGCTTTGGTCGAGATAATGATTTCGTCTCTTAAATTTCCCTGAAAGTTATGCCAGAGTATTTTTCCAAAATTAGTTTCTGCAGATCCGGGAACCGGTCCATAATTATTGGCCAGATCATAATGTGTAATTCCTTTATCAAAAGCTTCAACGGCAATACATTCTGCAGTATCAAAATTATCTACCGATCCGAAATTATGCCACAATCCTAAAGAAATCTGAGGCAGTAACAATCCGCTTTTTCCACATCTGTTATATTTCATTGTTGTAATTATAAGTTTTATAGCATTTAAAGGTAGAAACAAACCCCATTATTTTAAAAGCAAATAGTGCTTTATTTTTGTAAATTTGTTTAAACAATAAATTTATGGAAAATAACTGGCAAAACTTAATTTCAATCGATCCGGCATTCGGTTTGGCAAACCTGTGATTGCAGGAAACCGAATTTGCGTCTCAAACATTCTTTCCTGGCTATCTACAGCTATGACTTTCGAAGAAATTATAGCTGATTTTCCCGAACTAAAAAAAGAGCATATTTTAGCGGCTTTAGCCTTTGCTGCAAACAGGGAAAATATTACAAATCAAATTTTATAACTGTTTCATTCAGTACTAAAACAAGAAGCAGGCAAATTCACTTTATTAAACAGATCAGATTGAATTGTATTTCCCCAGGCAAAACGAACCTTAACCGGATTTTTAACTTTTTTACTGCTTACTACGACCTGATCGTTTCTAATTAAGGCTTCGGCTGTATAGAAAATACCATCTGCCCCTGCAACTTCAAACTGGTTGGACACCCCGTTTTTAAAATACAGACCATCAGCACAATCAAAAGAAAGAGTTACCATCTCTTTATCGATTTTAAAACTCTTAAAAAGCGGTCCATTAACCAACCCAATAGTACTTTTATAAGTGTTTGCCAAAGCCAGATTGGCTAAACGGACTCCCACTGTCTTTTTATCTTTGGGATGAATTTCTTTTACATCTGAAATGTCACTGGTTACAATCATTCCGGTATTTGAAACTTCTTTGAGTAATTTTCTCTGTGAATTTCTTATGATGACATTATGAAAATTATTACTTCCTGTTTTAAAAGGGGCAATTTGTACATAATAAAATGGGAAATCATCGTTCCAGACTTTCCGCCATGAGGTAATCAAAGCCGATAATGTTTTGTCATATACTAAAGAACCAACATTCGATTCTCCCTGATACCAAATTGTTCCGGCAATCTTGTATCCAACCAAAGGATAGATCATCGCATTGTACGCACGTCCCGGCTGTCTGGGCCCATACTCCTGCTCATTTAATTTTCTTGCATTTTCCAACAAAACGGGATCATTCTGAACGACTTCTGCGGGTATCCAAACTTCTGCGGGAGTACCTCCCCAGTTGGAAGATATTAACCCAATTGGAACATTCTTTAGTTCTTCTCTTAAGCGTTTGGCAAAAAAATAACCAACAGCACTAAAGTATTTCATGGTTTCGGGAGTCGATTCTGTCCAGTTACCAAGCAGATTGTTCTGTTGCGTTGTAGCCGTTAATTTCGGAACGTTAAAAAATCGAATATTAGGATTTACTGCATTTTTAGTTTCTTCCTCGCCATTGTCAATTCCCCAGCTTGATGACATTTCCATATTCGATTGCCCCGAACAAATCCAAACTTCTCCTATCAAAATGTTTTTAAGAATAATTTCGTTGTACCCTTTGATGGAAATTACATAGGGGCCACCGGCTTCGGGTGTTTTTATTTTCAGCTCCCATTGTGCCAGATTGTTTGCTTTAACTTTATACTCGATATTGCTCCAGTCAACCACTAATCTGATTTCTTCCTGCGGATTGGCCCAACCCCAAATCTTAACTTCAGCATTGCGCTGTAAAACCATATTATCACCAAAAATATTGGGTAGAGAGACATTTGCCATCATAAAACCGGGAATAATCATCAGAAAGAGAACAAACTTAAACATATTATTTTTCATCGTATCGCTTTTTTAAGAGAACCTGCTTAGCTGACTATTGCCAACTTAATTCTTAAGTACCCATTGCATTTTAACAATTTCAACTACTTCCGCCCAGTGATATTATATAGCGAAATTCTTTATGCTTTCCATAAAAACATCATTCTTTAAAGATACTAATTAAAAAAAGGATAGCATAAACATCATAAAAAAACTCCGGATACATTACATACCCGGAGCTTCTCGCTTTATAACTAATATATTTAAAACTCTTAGATCACTGTGCCTTTTAGTGTAAGGACTTTTGGAGTACTTTCGGCACTTGTGGTTACCGTAACTGTTTTTGTAAAGCCACCTTTATTTGCAGCGTTATAAGTTGCGGTTACTTTTGCTGATTTACCAGGCAAAATCGGTTCTTTAGTATAATCTGTTGCTGTACAACCGCAAGACCCTACTACATTTGTAATCACAACAGCAGTTTTTCCGGTATTTTTAAATTCGTAAACAATTGCTTTTGGAGTTCCCTGAGGAATTTCTCCTACATCTATAGTTTCAGCTTTCCATACTACAGTTGAAGCCGCTGCTGCAGCAACTTTTGTTTCAGAATTTAATGACTTTAACGGTGCGATTGCCGAAAAAGACATTAAACCTAGTGCCAAAGCTAACATCGAAATTTTAATCATTTTCATAGCTAAATATTTTATTGGTTAATGATATTTCAAAAGTACTTCTATAGGGATCAAATCGCTGTTAACCGCTTTCAAATCTTTGTTAACGACTTGTTAATTGGTGTTTTTCACTATAAATTTGATTAATATTACACTTTAAAAAACTGTTTTCTTGAAACTCAACAAACTCAATAGCATCATTTTATTAGGCTTAGTGGCTATTATCAGTATACTGGTAACCCAGCTGCTTTGGACCAAAGAAGCTTTTACTATAGAACAAAAAAAACTCAGCCAAAAAGCACATCTCGCTTTGCTTGAAGTCGCTAAAAAACTATACGAAGGAACCAATCATGAACTTCCGGCACAAAATCCTGTTCAAAAGATTGCCAACGATTATTATATTGTAAATATTGACAATGATTTTGAACCTGATATTCTGGAATTTTACCTTAAAAGTGAGTTCAAAAAAATGAATATTACGACTGATTTTGAATATGCGATGTACAATTGTCAGAGTGACGAAATGGTCTATGGGAATTATATTTCTCTATCTGAAAAAAAGACCATCAAGCAACCGGTTTATTTTCCAAAACACAAGAACCTGGTTTATTATTTCGCCATACGTTTTCCAAATGAGACGACCTATTTGTTTAGTTCGATGCGATTCTGGTTTATACTTTCGATTGCTCTGATTCTTATTTTGTTAATTTATGTGTATTCGATTTTTACCCTTTTACAACAAAAAAAATACTCCGAACTGCAGCGTGATTTCATCAATAATATGACGCATGAATTTAAAACACCTTTATCGTCTATTCTGATTGCATCTAAATATCTGATCGAGCAAACACCTATTAAAGAAGACAAAAAACTCTATACGTACACTGACATCATTATCAACCAAAGCAACAAACTGAATGGTCATATTGAAAAGATTTTAAATGTAGCAAAATCTGATTATGCACCACTGGAATTAAAGAAGGAGACGGTTTTAGTTGTTCCGATTATTGAAGAAGTAATCCAAAACATCCTTTTAAAATATCCGGAGGCAAATATCAAAATTGAGACCTTTTCCAAAGAGTACAAAATTGAAACGGACGTTTTTCATTTCTCAAATTTAGTTTACAATTTACTTGATAATGCAGTAAAATATTGTTCCGGAAAATGCCTTATTCTAATTGGAATAACGGCCGAAAATTCGGTTTTAAAATTAGCTTTCAAAGACAACGGAGTTGGAATTTCATCTAAAAACCTTTCCTTTATCTTTGATAAATTCTACCGTGCTCAAAACGAAAAAAGCAATGAGGTAACCGGTTTTGGACTAGGTTTGTATTATGTAAAAGAAATTTGCAACTTGCACAACTGGAAAATAAAAGCGGAGAACAATTCCGAAAAAGGCATCACTATAACTTTATCAATTCCATATAAAAAATGAAACAATTCAAAATACTTTATACTGAAGACGATGAAACCCTGGCATTCCTGACCAAAGACAATCTGGAACAGAACAACTATGAAGTGAATCATTGCCGTGACGGACAAATGGGTCTCGAAAACTTTAAAAAAGAGAATTTTGACATTTGTATTCTTGATATCATGATGCCTAAGATGGATGGCTTTGAACTGGCCGCTCAGATCAGAAAATGCAACAGCGACATTCCGATTATCTTTCTTTCTGCCAAAACATTAAAGGAAGACCGCATTAAAGGATTGCGTTTGGGTGCCGATGATTATCTTGTAAAACCTTTTAGCATTGAAGAATTGCTTTTAAAAATTGAAATTTTTCTGAAGCGTTCACAGAAAAACATTTTAACTGAAAAACCGGTTTATGAGATTGGCAAATATCAATTTGACACGAGTAATTTTGTTCTTTTCAACGAAAGTGAAAAAATCAGCCTTACGCAGCGTGAAGCCGAATTATTGAAATTATTTCTTGACAATAAAAACTCTGTTTTAAAAAGAGAACAAATTCTTACCTCTCTCTGGGGAACCGATGATTATTTTATGGGACGTAGTCTGGACGTTTTTATTTCACGACTTCGTAAGATTCTAAGCAACGAAAAAGGCATTTCTATTGAGAACCTTCACGGAATTGGTTTTCGATTTACCATGTAATTTATAGGCTTAAATTCTTCCATTTTTTGTATTTTAGTACTTATTTTCTCCAATATGAAATTACATCATTTACGCAACGCCACTTTAGTTATTGAAACTGAAACCGATGTTATATTGGTTGATCCGATGTTGGGGAAAAAGAAAACGATTGCACCTTTTACTATTTTCCGTTACAAACCCAAAAGAAACCCGCTTATCGCTTTACCCAAAAACAGCAGAGATATTTTGAGTAAAGTAACCGTCTGCCTTATTACTCACTTACATCCTGACCATATCGATAAAGCGGGCGAGATTTTTTTAAGACGCAAAAGTATTCCGGTCATTTGCAGCAGCAAAGATCAAAGTGCTCTATCGAAAAGAGGCTTAAGCATCGTACAAACCTTAAACTATTGGGAACCTCAGGAATTCCTGGGAGGTAAAATAACAGGGATTCCCGCCGTTCATGGCTATGGGATTGTTGCCAAACTTATGGGAAACGTTATGGGCTTTCATATCGAATTACCCAATCAAAAATCTATTTATATCAGTTCTGATACTATTTTTACGGAACACGTACAAAAAGTCCTGATTGAGTTTAAACCCGACATTTCGGTTGTCGCCTGTGGAACTGCCAGATTAGATTTCGGTCAGCCCTTATTGATGCGAATGAACGATATTCTGAAATTTGCCGCGCTTGCTCCCGGAAGAGTATTCGCTAATCATTTGGAAGCTTTAAATCACTGTCCGACAACAAGAACAGCATTAAAACAAGCACTTCTGGACAATAATCTTTTGGATAAAGTTTCGATTCCAAATGACGGTACCTGTGTAGAATACTAACTCTTCATTTAGTACAAAGAAAAACTACAAAACCAATAATCCGAACTCACGCAAAGTATTAACGGGTTTGGAATACCAGAACAGTTCGAAATCGTCTAAATTAGTTTCAAAATCATTCTTCACTTCCTGAAAAGTGTAGTTTTTAGCATTTGAAATAGCCATTTTACTTAAAATTTGAACCAGCCATTCTCCTTCTTCTTTATTCGTCTGAATGTTGAAACTTTCTTTTTTATCATGGAAAGTAAAACTCATCATTTCCCAGCTTCTCCCTTTTTTAGATTTTGTGAAATGCTCCACAAATGGTTTTCCGCCTAACCAGACTACTTTTGCATTGGGTTTTGTATTGAAATCATTTCCTTCTTCAAGGGCATTGAAAATAAAATCGGGGTCTATTTTGGTCTTCGGGATTTTAAAATCAAACCAATCCTGCAATTCGTAATCAAAACAGATTCCATGCATAAAATTAAAAAGTGATTTCTTCAACCCAAAACTAAATTTATCGTGATTGATTCCTGTAGAATCGGTATAATCAATATCATTATTCGCAAAAGTTCCGATAGCTTCCGTTGCTTTTGTGACACCAAATTTTTCCGGATACAATCCAACCGGACTGTGGGCTGTCATCGCAAACTGGTGCCAAAATCCCGACTGCAGAATCCCCGCCTCAAATAACTGACGCACCATTTCGAGACTATCCACCGTTTCCTGAATGGTCTGAGTTGGATAACCATACATCAAATAAGCATGAACCATGATTCCGGCTTCGGTAAAATTTCGGGTTACTCTTGCAACCTGTTCTACTGTTACCCCTTTGTCAATTAACTTTAATAATCGGTCTGAGGCCACTTCTAAACCACCTGAAACGGCAATACAGCCTGAAGCTTTAAGTAATAAACACAAATCTTTCGAAAAACTTTTTTCAAATCGAATATTGGTCCACCACGTTACTGCTAGTTTCCGACGCAAAATTTCTAAAGCCAAAGCACGCATCAGTGCCGGCGGAGCTGCTTCATCTACAAAATGGAATCCATTCTGCCCTGTTTGCAGCATCATCTCTTCCATACGATCGCACAATAAATTAGCCGCGACCGGCTCGTAAACTTTTATATAATCTAATGAGATGTCACAAAAAGTACATTTTCCCCAATAACAGCCATGTGCCATAGTGAGTTTATTCCAACGTCCATCACTCCACATTCGGTGCATCGGATTCACAATTTCGATTACTGAAATGTATTTATCCAAAGGCAGATCCGAATAATCGGGAGTTCCAACCTGAGACTGTTTATAATCGTGTTTTAAAGAATTGTTTTTGTAGACTACTTCTCCGTTTTCCAGCAGAAAAGTTCTTTTGTATCGCTTCTCGACTTCGCTCGAAGGGACATCATTTGGGATTTCCAGATTAAAAATTAGTTCTTCAATTGGAACTTCTCCGTCATCCAGAGTAATAAAATCAAAAAACTCAAAAACACGTCGATCCGAAAGTGAACGCAATTCGGTATTTGGAAAACCTCCACCCATCGAAATTTTAATTTCCGGATGATATTGTTTTACCCATTGTGCACATCTGAAAGCACTATACAAATTCCCCGGAAAAGGAACGGATATCAGAAAAAAGGTAGGTTGAACCGCTTCAATTTTTTCTTTTAAAATTGAAATTAAAATAGAATCGATATAGGTTAGTTCCTGCTGTAAAGCTTCATATAATTCATCAAACGAATTGGCACTTCTCCCTAAACGTTCGGCATATCGGCTGAAACCAAAATTCTCATCAATACATTCCACAATAAAATCCGAAATATCCTCAAGATATAAGGTCGCAAGATGCTTGGCTTTATCCTGCGTTCCCATGGTTCCGAAAGCCCAGTCCAATTCTTCCAACTGTGCAAAACGGGAGGCCTCGGGCAGAAAATCTTCCTGGCAGATCTGTAAGGCCAAAGTTGGATTTTTCCCTTGCAGAAACTGAATCACTGCATCAATTGTTTTAATGTATTCGTCCTGCAGCGCAAAAATACGCTTAGCATTATCTGAAATGTCTTCCCTCAACTCCGCTCGGGAGGACAAATCTTTAAAAAGATTTTCAGAATAAAGAAACAAATCAATCAATCCTTTCTTCGAAAACAATTCCAAAATCACATCAATACCCAAATCAGCCTGAACCGATTCGATATTTTTAGTATTCAGAAAACCTTTTATATACGCTGTTGCCGGATACGGGGTATTCAGCTGTGTAAAAGGTGGTGTAATTACAAAAAGTTTTGTTTTCAAAAGGACATTATTTTTTTGCAAAAATACGGGATATTTAGAGACTTTTCAGGAAAAGATTTTATTAGTCCGGGTTTTGATTTTTTACTATTGTTTTATCGATATTTAATTACATTTGTCACTATTCAATTTATTCAGATGAAGCAACGTTTACTTTTATTTTTTTTCTTATTTACTTTTCAATTATTCTCACAAAATACAAGTCCGTCAATTGGGTTTAAAGAAAATAAAGGCCAGATTATTGATCAAAAAGGAAAACCAAATACTGCTGTAAAATACTTACTGAACACTAACGGATTAAATGTTCAGCTAAAGAAAAATGGCTTTTCATACGACGTATACGAAGTTAAGAAAACTCCCCGTCGACAAACTCCAAAAACAGCCAAAACACTTCCGCATCTAATTCCCGAAAAGGATAATGAAGAAAATCCGGAGTTTGACTTAGAATACACCTTTCACAGAATTGATATTGACTTTGTAAATTCAAACTCAAAAGTTGAATTGGTTACTGAAAAAAAATCAACCGATTTTGATAATTACTATAATATTCCCAATAAACCGGAAGGAATTACTGGCGTTTATCAATACAAACAAATTACTTATAAAAATATCTATCCAAATATTGATGTTGTTTTTACGATTCCGAATGATCCCAAAAAAGTCGTCGAATACAATTTTGTAATTCATCCAAAAGGTAAAATCTCCGACATTCAGTTAAAATTTAATGGCGCTGAAACTGACTTGATTGATAATAAAATCCAGATGAATGTTCGTTTTGGAAAAATGGAAGAAACGCTTCCTGCTAGTTGGATTGAAGATCGAGGAACTAAAAAAGAAATAACAGTTGGTTATACTAAAATTAAGAAGAATGTTTATGGATTTGATTCAACCGATCCTGTTAATGGAAAAACGATTGTTATTGACCCTGTGCCAACGAGACTTTGGGGGACTTATTATGGCGATATTCATTTTACTGACGAACCAAATTCTATTAATCTTGATCACCTAGGAAATACAATTTTTACAGGAAGCACTGAGAGTACTACTGGAATTGCAACTAGCGGTTCTTTTCAATCAGTTGCAACAACATTTCGACCTGCTTTCATTGTTAAGCTAAATTCAAATGGAGTAAGAATTTGGGGGACTTATTTGGGAGGAGCTGGAGTTCAATGTGCTAAAATTAATTCTCTGAATCAAATTTATATTGCCGGATATGCTTCCACAGGATCACTTTCAACTCCTAATACATATAAAGAAATTGCTGACGATACTGATGGTCTATTGATGAAATTCGATACTGATGGCCAAAGAATTTGGGGCACCTATTTTGGAGGAAAAGGTTTTGAGCGGATAGATGCTATTTCTATAGACAATCGTGAAAATATTATAATCGCGGGAGAAACTCATAGTTTTGAAGGAATTGCGACTCCCGGTGGATATCAAACTACATTAAGTAATTCCTCTGATTATACAGGGTTCTTTGCAAAATTCAACAAAGATGGGAGTAAACTACTTTATGGAAGTTATTTTCCTTTTGTAATAAAATGTAGTACAATAGACCAAAACGACAATGTAATTCTTGCAGGAAATCAATATTTTAGTGATTTTTATACCTATCCAAATATCGCAACGACCGGAGCATTTAAAACAACTCATAATTCTAATGATGGCTTTATAATTAAATTTAATTCCAATTTCACAAAACTTTGGTGCACCTATTATGGTGGAGATAAAACTGTCACAGACCCATCTCCCAATTCAGATATAATAAGCGGAATTGGAAGTGATAATGCAAATAACATATATATTGTTGGATCTACAACTAGTTCAAACAATATGGCCACAATCGGAGCATTTAAAACTTCTCAAAATATAGATGGTAAAGATGCCTTCATTGCAAAATTCAATACAAATGGAGAGAGACAATGGGGAACATATTTTGGCGGTGACTCCACAGCATATACTGATTTTGGCACAAACTGTTTTGTTTCATCAGAGGGGAATATATATTTAATTGGATATACAGATAACCCAACTAATATCTCTACTCCAAATTCTTTTCAAAGTATTATTAAAAGAGGACCTGATGGATATATTGCAAATTTTTCGACAAGCGGTGATTTAAACTGGAGTACTTATTATGGTGGAAAAGGAGGGGATTTTTTAAGAAGTATTGATGTTTTAGATGGAAAAATTGTCGTTTCAGGGAGAACTGTTTATGATGACTCATCAGATTTAAGTACACCAGGAACACATAAAACAAATGGTGGAGGGTTTGTTGATGTTTTTGTCGCAGAGTTCCAAGATTGCCAATTGTATACAACTACCACTAGCAACTCCCCTATTTGTATTAACAAAACCTTAGAATTAAAAGCATCAGGAGGAACCAATTACTTATGGACAGGTCCAAATGGTTTTACTTCAACAGACCAAAATCCAACAATTACAAACGCAACATCAGTAAATAGTGGAGAATATAGCTGCTTGATTACAGGAACTGGAGGCTGCGATGCTACAAAAAAGACAAATGTAGTTATTGGAGATATAGAAAAACCAATTCCTGATATTACAAATCTTCCTGTTATAAGTGGAGATTGCCATACCGTAGTAAACACAATTCCAACAGCTACGGATGTTTGTGCTGGAATTATCAACGGAACCACAACAAATCCACTATCTTATAATTTACCAGGAACTTACACCATTGTATGGAATTATAATGATGGAAGTGGAAATATCGCAACGCAAAACCAAATTGTAAAGATTATTAGTCAACCGCTTCCTGTTACAAACACACCACAAACTTTCTGTATCCAGCAAAATGCAACATTAGCCAGTATTCAAATTACAGGAAACAACATCAAATGGTATGACTCCCAGACAACCGGAGCACTTTTATCGAATACAACTTTACTTCAAAATGGGGTAACCTATTATGCAACTCAAACGATTAACGGTTGTGAAAGCGAAAGAATTCCTGTTACTATTAACATTCAAAATACGGCAGCTCCAACAGGAAATGCAAATCAGCCTTTTTGTACAGGTCAGAATCCAACGATTGCCAATATTCAAACAAATGGAAATGCCGTAAAATGGTACGATTCGCTACATAACGGTTCTCTGTTAGTCGAAACAACAAATTTAACTGACGGAAAAACCTATTATGCTTCTCAGACTATTAACGGCTGCGAAGGCCCGCGATTTGGAGTTACCGTTTCAATCGTAAATACGCCTTCTGCACCAACAGGAAATACCAATCAACAATTTTGCAAAAGCGAGAATGCAACTTTAAGTAATCTTCAAATAACCGGGCAAAATATAAAATGGTACGATACGAGTTTCTCAGCTGCTGTCTTACCAAGTACAACTTTATTGGAAAACAACAGAACCTATTACGCATCACAAACTACCGGTTGTGAAAGCGATAGAACTCCAATTTTAGTTCAGGTGCATGACACCGCTTTACCTATCGGAAATAGTAACCAACAGTTCTGTATCGATGAAAATGCTACCATTGCCAATCTTGCCATTTCTGGTTCAGCTATTAAATGGTATGATGCAGCAACGAATGGAACTATTTTACAGGCAACTTCTTTATTGCAAAACCGCATTTATTATGCTTCACAAACCTTAAATAATTGCGAAAGCGAAAGACTTGCCATCACTGTAAAAATACAGGACACCCAAAAACCAATAGCTGATTCACGACAAACTTTCTGTTTCCAACAGAACGCTTCCATAAAAGATATCAATATCATTGGGCAAAATATAAAATGGTTTGAAAGTAACGCTTCTACTGTAGCGTTATTAGAATCAACCGCACTTAAAAGTGGTATTACCTATTATGCCTCTCAAACCATTGCGAATTGTGAAAGCGACAGAATTTCAGTTGCTATAAATATTCTTGAAGCTACGAATCAAAATTGTATCCACTTCGTTGAAGAACTTCCTTTTCCTAAATTTTTTACTCCAAATAATGATGGCTATAATGATACCTGGACAATCGATTTTGGATATCTGGCACCTAACACCGTGATTCAAATATATGACCGTTACGGAAAATTCATTAAAGAACTAACTAAGGACGCCTATTGGGACGGAACGTACCTGGGTAAAAATGAACCTACTTCAGATTATTGGTTTACAGCTACTCGATCCAACGGTAAGGAATACCGAGGTCATTTTACTTTGAAACGATAAAAAAATACAAAGTCCACAAAGTTTAACGGTAAAACTCTGTGGACTTTGTATAAACTTTTGTGAGTATAACAATTGAATACTAAAACTGGTGCACTTTCTTAGAAATTACCAAAAAGGAAACCAACGAAATTAAAGCGGCACCAGTCAGATAAAAACCTACATAACTTAAACCGTAAGTACTTGCCAGCCAAATAGCGATCATTGGCGCAAATGCCGCACCAAGGATTCCCGCCAAATTAAACGTTAAGGAAGCTCCGGAGTAACGAACATTTGTTGGAAACAATTCCGACAGGAAAGTTCCTAAAGGTCCATAAGTGAATCCCATCAGTGCCATTCCGGTACAGGCAAATGTGGTAATTAGAATGATATTTCCTTTGCTTAAAAAAGAAGAAAACAAAAAACCGAAAAGTGCAATAGCTATGGTGGCAATAATTAGCATTTTACGTCGTCCGATTTTATCGGCAACTACTGCCGAAACCGGAATAAAAAGGGCAAAAAACAAAACAGAGAACAACTGAACCAATAATGCATCTCTTTTGGTAATCCCTAAATCGGAAGTGATCCAGCTTAAAGTAAAAACGGTCATCAGATAAAAAACCAAAAAGGTGGTAACAGCCGCCAATGTTCCAAAAATCAATTGATTTCGATACGATTTAATCAAAGTTAAAAAGGGAACTTTAACTTCTTCCTTTTCTTTTTTAGCATTCTCAAATGAAGGAGTTTCGGTAATTTTTGTTCGGATATAAAATCCCACAACAACCAAAAGCGAGCTTGCTATAAATGGAATTCTCCAGCCATAATCCATAAAGTTTTCATTGGTCATCATGTCTGTCAGAATTAAAAAAGTTCCGCCCGAAAGCAGCAATCCAATAGGAGCGCCCAATTGTGGAAACATTCCGTACCAGGCACGTTTATCCGGAGGTGCATTTTCGATTGCCAATAAAACAGCTCCACCCCATTCGCCTCCTAAACCTACACCTTGTCCAAATCGACACAGCATTAACAATAAAGGAGCGGCAACACCAATACTGGCATAACCGGGCAAAAATCCGATCGTAACCGTCGAAATACCCATCGTTAATAATGCGGCCACCAAAGTA
This window encodes:
- a CDS encoding aldo/keto reductase, yielding MKYNRCGKSGLLLPQISLGLWHNFGSVDNFDTAECIAVEAFDKGITHYDLANNYGPVPGSAETNFGKILWHNFQGNLRDEIIISTKAGYTMWDGPYGDWGSRKYLLSSLDQSLKRMKVDYVDIFYSHRPDPETPIEETMMALDYAVRSGKALYVGISNYSAEQTRVAVDVLKQLGTPCLIHQAKYSMLERWVENGLLDVLEEKGVGCIAFSPLAQGLLTDKYLNGIPENSRAHNPNGHLKEDEVTQERIQKLVQLNEIAGNRNQSLAQMALSWLQKDKRITSVLIGASSVKQLNNNIECLQNLDFAEDEINAIEKILA
- a CDS encoding DUF433 domain-containing protein; its protein translation is MIAGNRICVSNILSWLSTAMTFEEIIADFPELKKEHILAALAFAANRENITNQIL
- a CDS encoding sialate O-acetylesterase translates to MKNNMFKFVLFLMIIPGFMMANVSLPNIFGDNMVLQRNAEVKIWGWANPQEEIRLVVDWSNIEYKVKANNLAQWELKIKTPEAGGPYVISIKGYNEIILKNILIGEVWICSGQSNMEMSSSWGIDNGEEETKNAVNPNIRFFNVPKLTATTQQNNLLGNWTESTPETMKYFSAVGYFFAKRLREELKNVPIGLISSNWGGTPAEVWIPAEVVQNDPVLLENARKLNEQEYGPRQPGRAYNAMIYPLVGYKIAGTIWYQGESNVGSLVYDKTLSALITSWRKVWNDDFPFYYVQIAPFKTGSNNFHNVIIRNSQRKLLKEVSNTGMIVTSDISDVKEIHPKDKKTVGVRLANLALANTYKSTIGLVNGPLFKSFKIDKEMVTLSFDCADGLYFKNGVSNQFEVAGADGIFYTAEALIRNDQVVVSSKKVKNPVKVRFAWGNTIQSDLFNKVNLPASCFSTE
- a CDS encoding DUF1573 domain-containing protein, which encodes MKMIKISMLALALGLMSFSAIAPLKSLNSETKVAAAAASTVVWKAETIDVGEIPQGTPKAIVYEFKNTGKTAVVITNVVGSCGCTATDYTKEPILPGKSAKVTATYNAANKGGFTKTVTVTTSAESTPKVLTLKGTVI
- a CDS encoding sensor histidine kinase; the protein is MKLNKLNSIILLGLVAIISILVTQLLWTKEAFTIEQKKLSQKAHLALLEVAKKLYEGTNHELPAQNPVQKIANDYYIVNIDNDFEPDILEFYLKSEFKKMNITTDFEYAMYNCQSDEMVYGNYISLSEKKTIKQPVYFPKHKNLVYYFAIRFPNETTYLFSSMRFWFILSIALILILLIYVYSIFTLLQQKKYSELQRDFINNMTHEFKTPLSSILIASKYLIEQTPIKEDKKLYTYTDIIINQSNKLNGHIEKILNVAKSDYAPLELKKETVLVVPIIEEVIQNILLKYPEANIKIETFSKEYKIETDVFHFSNLVYNLLDNAVKYCSGKCLILIGITAENSVLKLAFKDNGVGISSKNLSFIFDKFYRAQNEKSNEVTGFGLGLYYVKEICNLHNWKIKAENNSEKGITITLSIPYKK
- a CDS encoding response regulator transcription factor, whose product is MKQFKILYTEDDETLAFLTKDNLEQNNYEVNHCRDGQMGLENFKKENFDICILDIMMPKMDGFELAAQIRKCNSDIPIIFLSAKTLKEDRIKGLRLGADDYLVKPFSIEELLLKIEIFLKRSQKNILTEKPVYEIGKYQFDTSNFVLFNESEKISLTQREAELLKLFLDNKNSVLKREQILTSLWGTDDYFMGRSLDVFISRLRKILSNEKGISIENLHGIGFRFTM
- a CDS encoding MBL fold metallo-hydrolase, with translation MKLHHLRNATLVIETETDVILVDPMLGKKKTIAPFTIFRYKPKRNPLIALPKNSRDILSKVTVCLITHLHPDHIDKAGEIFLRRKSIPVICSSKDQSALSKRGLSIVQTLNYWEPQEFLGGKITGIPAVHGYGIVAKLMGNVMGFHIELPNQKSIYISSDTIFTEHVQKVLIEFKPDISVVACGTARLDFGQPLLMRMNDILKFAALAPGRVFANHLEALNHCPTTRTALKQALLDNNLLDKVSIPNDGTCVEY